The stretch of DNA CACCGGGGCGACTTCGGGAACATGACGGCGCTGCGCGGCACGGAGATCGTCATGGTTCCGCTGGCAGAGGCTGTCGATACGCTGAAGACCGTACCCGCCGAGCGCTACGACGAGTGCGGCTGCGTGCTCTGACTCCCGCTGTCTGTGGCCGCCTTTCGCCGCTTGTCGCCGAGGCCCGCCGCATGCCGTGAGCCCCGCGCCGCGTGTGTGCGGACGCGAAGGACCGCCCGCCCGCTCCTGACGGTGGACGGGACAGTGGGCCGAGGTCCGATCCGCCTCGGACACAACCGCCCCCGGCCACGATCCCGGTCGGGGGCGGTTCTACTCTGGTGCGGACAACCGGTACGAAATCAGGAGTCAGCGGATGGATCACAGCGGGCACGGCATGATGATGGACCTGCCGCCGTTCACGCTGGGGCGAGGCCTCGAACCTTCGGCGGACACTTTCTTCCTGATCGCGTGTCTGGTGGGGCTCGCGCTGTACGCGTGGGGCGTCATCAGACTGGTGCGGCGCGGCGACCGGTGGCCGGTGGGCAGGACGATCTCGTTCGTCGTCGGCGTGCTGACCGTGGCCCTGGTGATGTGCACCAAGCTCAATGACTACGGCATGGTCATGTTCAGCGTGCACATGGTGCAGCACATGGTCATCAGCATGCTCTCGCCGATCCTGCTGCTGCTCGGGGCGCCGACGACGCTGGCCCTGCGGGCGCTGCCCGTGGCGGGGCGGAGACGCAAGGGGCCGCGCGAGTGGCTGCTCATGCTGCTGCACAGCTGGTACATGCGGATCGTCACGCACCCGGCCTTCACGATCCCGCTCTTCATCGCGAGCCTGTACGGGCTCTACTTCACCCCGCTGTTCGACTTCCTGATGGAGTCGACCGCCGGGCACATCCTGATGATGGTCCACTTCCTCGCGGTCGGCGTGGTCTTCTTCTGGCCGATCATGGGCGTCGATCCGGGCCCGCACAGGCCCGGCTACGTGATGCGCATGCTGGAACTCTTCGCGGGCATGCCGTTCCACGCCTTCTTCGGTATCGCCCTGATGATGGGCACGACACCCATGGTCTCCACCTTCGAGAACCCGCCGGCCTCACTGGGGATCGACGCCCTCTCGGACCAGGGCGCCGCAGGTGGCATCGCGTGGGCGTTCAGTGAGGTGCCCTCGGTGCTGGTGCTGCTCGCGCTGCTCTTCCAGTGGTACCGCTCGGAGGCGCGGCAGGCCCGGCGCAGCGACCGGGCGGCGGACCGCGACGGTGACAAGGAACTGGCGGATTACAACGCCTACCTCGCGTCGCTCCAGGCGCGCCGGCCCTGAGGAGCACCGGGCAGGCAGGGGCGTTTTGCTCTCCGGGGTCCGTAAAGGTCCGAACGACACGGTCTGGCGCGAACACCTGTACGCGGGTAAGGATGGCCTCCAGGCCGGGTCCTCGGTGTCCCGGCGCCCCGGTTGCCGGGAGGAGGGTGTCGCATGCCCGGTTCGACGAAGACGATGGGTGTACTCACCATCGGAGGCTTGGTCGTGGTGACGGCGTACACGGTGGCGCTCGGCTCCAACGGCTGGCTGTGGTTCGCCTGGGTGGTCCTCGGTCTCGTCACCGTCGGGATGACGGTCTCCCGCAAGGGCTGAAGGCGCCGGGCTGTCCCGGTCCCCCCGGGCTTCCCTGTCCCCCATGTCTGCTCGGTCCGCATGGCTGCGCGGTCCCCGGACCACTCGGTCCCCCGGGTCGTGTCCCCGGCCCGGCTCGGTCTCCCGAAGTCCTGGCCCGCGTGCGGAACCGTTGCCTCGCCCGGCACCCTTGTCCGGGTGTTCTCGACGTGAGGCCCCGGCCATCGGGGCGAGGGCCGGGGCCGTGCACGTCGAACCGTCCGTTCGCGAGGCGCGGGCTCCCCGAGCCGTGACACATCGCCACTCAGAAGCGGAAGACCGAGCCCGTCTTGGACTCCAGCACGCACACGTTCGGATACGTCTTGCGCCAGGAGACGGGGTTGCCCAGGTAGGTACCGCTCGCGCTGACGGTCACCGGGTCGTACTTCTTGTGGCACATCCGCCGCTCACCGAGCAGCCCGTCGAACCGTCCACCGGCCGCCGCGAGATCGGCGCAGGCGGCCTTGGTGTGGGGGTGGGAGCCGTCGGGCGGGGCCGAGGCACAGTTCAGAGTCGCGCCCTTCACCCAGCTCGCGGCGGCGTCGGAGGCGCTCAGGAAGAGACCCTGCGCGGACCGGGGGTGCGCGTGCGGTGGTTCCGCGGTGGCCTGCGCGGGGGCGGCCAAGGCGAACCCGATCATGAGGGCTGCCGCGGCGGTGGTGGCGGTACGCATACCCGTCCTCCTGGTGCTCTGTCGTAGGGGAGGCCAGGCCATCCGCGCCCGAGTCCCTCCGCAACACACCACGCCGACCGTTGATCCGTCCGGCGGCACCGTACGCCCGAATGGCCCCGCCCGGCGTCGCTACGCGCCGGAACGGGGAGGGAAGCCCGGCCACCGTGTCGCCGAGCGGGACGGGACGACCGCTAGAGGTCGCAGGTGATGTCCGAGAGCTTCATCGGCTTGCTCGCGTCCAAACCGACGTAGGCGGTGAGGTGGCTCTGCGTCCCGCCGGAGAAGACCGGGGTGA from Streptomyces tsukubensis encodes:
- a CDS encoding cytochrome c oxidase assembly protein gives rise to the protein MDHSGHGMMMDLPPFTLGRGLEPSADTFFLIACLVGLALYAWGVIRLVRRGDRWPVGRTISFVVGVLTVALVMCTKLNDYGMVMFSVHMVQHMVISMLSPILLLLGAPTTLALRALPVAGRRRKGPREWLLMLLHSWYMRIVTHPAFTIPLFIASLYGLYFTPLFDFLMESTAGHILMMVHFLAVGVVFFWPIMGVDPGPHRPGYVMRMLELFAGMPFHAFFGIALMMGTTPMVSTFENPPASLGIDALSDQGAAGGIAWAFSEVPSVLVLLALLFQWYRSEARQARRSDRAADRDGDKELADYNAYLASLQARRP
- a CDS encoding SSI family serine proteinase inhibitor; the encoded protein is MRTATTAAAALMIGFALAAPAQATAEPPHAHPRSAQGLFLSASDAAASWVKGATLNCASAPPDGSHPHTKAACADLAAAGGRFDGLLGERRMCHKKYDPVTVSASGTYLGNPVSWRKTYPNVCVLESKTGSVFRF